A single Capricornis sumatraensis isolate serow.1 chromosome 20, serow.2, whole genome shotgun sequence DNA region contains:
- the LOC138095889 gene encoding leukocyte immunoglobulin-like receptor subfamily A member 3 isoform X1: MTGSATTLTFTALLCLGLCWSPWDQGQPEVLPKPSIWADPGTMVAQGSLVTIWCQGSPLADVYRLYKERGSAYWDINAPQGSRNKARFHFAASSSSEAGQYQCAYHTRHGWSVTSDPLTLVVTGVYKAPFLSAQPSPVVAAGGSVSLTCSSQYAGGTLHLLKEGGAELLQYRTLRNYENQGREQAVFFVGPVTASHGGTYRCYDAPNSQPYLWSRPSDPLHLQVTGLSRAPSLSAQPGSLVLSGDNLTLQCRSEAGSGSFALTKDEGLSPPLRLEGQQSPDFPLGRVSRDHGGRYRCYSGHNLSYAWSAPSAPLDILIAGMHRKPSLSARPGASVPQGENVTLQCRSEVQSDTFHLSKEGSLAAPQHRRLQGPAPPAQANFTLRAVTSAHSGTYRCYSSQSTAPHLLSLPSDPLELLVSGSSGNQLLPASESGSGLTWYLSVLIGVLVTFVLLLLILLILFLRHRGQDRRRKSAAAASVLEDRGKQKSSSPAADAPEESLYCKGTGGTVLGAWDRVAVVLGLGGASLSLTLGGGGSVTELLWTFAVGGGRGSEQELGPLVLSPPGAVMEDARPEHRRVRDSQAATPEAPQDVTYAELDHSAVRQGATAPSQPQSGERPAEPSVYAALALH, translated from the exons ATGACAGGCAGCGCCACGACTCTGACCTTCACCGCCCTTCTCTGCCTCG GGCTGTGCTGGAGCCCGTGGGACCAGGGACAACCAG AGGTTCTCCCCAAACCCTCCATCTGGGCTGACCCAGGCACCATGGTcgcccaggggagcctggtgaccATCTGGTGTCAGGGGTCTCCGCTGGCAGATGTCTACCGTCTGTATAAAGAGAGGGGCTCTGCATACTGGGACATTAACGCCCCACAGGGCTCCAGGAACAAGGCCAGGTTCCACTTTGCAGCCTCGAGCTCAAGTGAGGCTGGGCAGTATCAGTGCGCCTATCACACCAGGCACGGCTGGTCAGTGACGAGTGACCCCCTGACCCTGGTGGTGACAG GAGTGTACAAGGCGCCCTTCCTGtccgcccagcccagccctgtggtGGCTGCAGGAGGCAGCGTGTCCCTCACGTGCAGTTCACAGTATGCAGGGGGCACGCTGCACCTGCTGAAGGAGGGAGGCGCTGAGCTGCTCCAATACAGAACACTGAGGAACTATGAGAACCAGGGGCGGGAACAGGCTGTGTTCTTTGTGGGCCCTGTGACCGCCTCCCACGGGGGGACCTACAGATGCTATGATGCTCCCAACTCCCAGCCCTATCTGTGGTCGCGCCCCAGTGACCCTCTGCATCTCCAGGTCACAG GCCTGTCCAGGgccccctccctctctgcccagcccGGCTCGCTCGTGCTCTCCGGAGACAACCTGACCCTCCAGTGTCGCTCAGAGGCCGGCTCTGGCAGCTTCGCTCTGACCAAGGACGAGGGGCTCAGCCCTCCCCTCCGTCTAGAAGGGCAGCAGAGCCCCGACTTCCCCCTGGGCCGCGTGAGCCGTGACCACGGGGGCCGGTACAGATGCTACAGTGGACACAACCTCTCCTACGCGTGGTCGGCCCCCAGCGCCCCCCTGGACATCCTGATCGCGG GAATGCACAGGAAACCCTCCCTCTCCGCCCGCCCGGGGGCCTCAGTGCCCCAGGGAGAGAACGTGACCCTGCAGTGCCGCTCTGAGGTCCAGTCAGACACCTTCCATCTGTCCAAGGAGGGGTCGCTCGCTGCTCCCCAGCACCGTCGTCTGCAGGGCCCGGCTCCACCCGCGCAGGCCAACTTCACCCTGCGTGCTGTGACCTCGGCCCACAGTGGGACCTACAGGTGCTACAGCTCACAGAGCACCGCCCCCCACCTGCTGTCGCTCCCCAGCGACCCCCTGGAGCTCCTGGTCTCAG GGAGCTCCGGGAATCAGCTCCTCCCTGCCTCGGAATCAGGCTCGG GCCTCACGTGGTACCTGAGTGTCCTCATCGGGGTCTTGGTGACCTTCGTCCTGCTGCTCCTCATCCTCCTCATCCTCTTCCTCCGACACCGGGGTCAGGACAGACGCAGGAAGTCAG CAGCCGCAGCATCAGTGCTTGAGGACAGAGGCAAGCAGAAGAG ctccagCCCGGCTGCTGACGCCCCGGAGGAGAGCTTGTACTGTAAGGGAACGGGGGGCACTGTCCTGGGGGCCTGGGATCGGGTGGCAGTGGTTCTGGGCTTGGGGGGAGCGAGCTTGAGTCTGACACTGGGTGGCGGAGGCTCCGTCACCGAGCTGCTCTGGACATTtgctgtgggaggtgggagggggtctgAGCAGGAGCTGGGCCCCCTTGTCCTGTCCCCACCAGGTGCCGTCATGGAAGACGCACGGCCAGAGCATCGCAGAGTGCGGGACAGTCAG GCTGCCACACCTGAAGCCCCCCAGGACGTGACCTATGCTGAACTGGACCACTCAGCTGTCAGACAGGGGGCGACTGCACCCTCCCAGCCCCAGTCAGGAGAGCGCCC
- the LOC138095889 gene encoding leukocyte immunoglobulin-like receptor subfamily B member 3 isoform X2 yields MTGSATTLTFTALLCLGLCWSPWDQGQPEVLPKPSIWADPGTMVAQGSLVTIWCQGSPLADVYRLYKERGSAYWDINAPQGSRNKARFHFAASSSSEAGQYQCAYHTRHGWSVTSDPLTLVVTGVYKAPFLSAQPSPVVAAGGSVSLTCSSQYAGGTLHLLKEGGAELLQYRTLRNYENQGREQAVFFVGPVTASHGGTYRCYDAPNSQPYLWSRPSDPLHLQVTGLSRAPSLSAQPGSLVLSGDNLTLQCRSEAGSGSFALTKDEGLSPPLRLEGQQSPDFPLGRVSRDHGGRYRCYSGHNLSYAWSAPSAPLDILIAGMHRKPSLSARPGASVPQGENVTLQCRSEVQSDTFHLSKEGSLAAPQHRRLQGPAPPAQANFTLRAVTSAHSGTYRCYSSQSTAPHLLSLPSDPLELLVSGSSGNQLLPASESGSGLTWYLSVLIGVLVTFVLLLLILLILFLRHRGQDRRRKSAAAASVLEDRGKQKSSSPAADAPEESLYCAVMEDARPEHRRVRDSQAATPEAPQDVTYAELDHSAVRQGATAPSQPQSGERPAEPSVYAALALH; encoded by the exons ATGACAGGCAGCGCCACGACTCTGACCTTCACCGCCCTTCTCTGCCTCG GGCTGTGCTGGAGCCCGTGGGACCAGGGACAACCAG AGGTTCTCCCCAAACCCTCCATCTGGGCTGACCCAGGCACCATGGTcgcccaggggagcctggtgaccATCTGGTGTCAGGGGTCTCCGCTGGCAGATGTCTACCGTCTGTATAAAGAGAGGGGCTCTGCATACTGGGACATTAACGCCCCACAGGGCTCCAGGAACAAGGCCAGGTTCCACTTTGCAGCCTCGAGCTCAAGTGAGGCTGGGCAGTATCAGTGCGCCTATCACACCAGGCACGGCTGGTCAGTGACGAGTGACCCCCTGACCCTGGTGGTGACAG GAGTGTACAAGGCGCCCTTCCTGtccgcccagcccagccctgtggtGGCTGCAGGAGGCAGCGTGTCCCTCACGTGCAGTTCACAGTATGCAGGGGGCACGCTGCACCTGCTGAAGGAGGGAGGCGCTGAGCTGCTCCAATACAGAACACTGAGGAACTATGAGAACCAGGGGCGGGAACAGGCTGTGTTCTTTGTGGGCCCTGTGACCGCCTCCCACGGGGGGACCTACAGATGCTATGATGCTCCCAACTCCCAGCCCTATCTGTGGTCGCGCCCCAGTGACCCTCTGCATCTCCAGGTCACAG GCCTGTCCAGGgccccctccctctctgcccagcccGGCTCGCTCGTGCTCTCCGGAGACAACCTGACCCTCCAGTGTCGCTCAGAGGCCGGCTCTGGCAGCTTCGCTCTGACCAAGGACGAGGGGCTCAGCCCTCCCCTCCGTCTAGAAGGGCAGCAGAGCCCCGACTTCCCCCTGGGCCGCGTGAGCCGTGACCACGGGGGCCGGTACAGATGCTACAGTGGACACAACCTCTCCTACGCGTGGTCGGCCCCCAGCGCCCCCCTGGACATCCTGATCGCGG GAATGCACAGGAAACCCTCCCTCTCCGCCCGCCCGGGGGCCTCAGTGCCCCAGGGAGAGAACGTGACCCTGCAGTGCCGCTCTGAGGTCCAGTCAGACACCTTCCATCTGTCCAAGGAGGGGTCGCTCGCTGCTCCCCAGCACCGTCGTCTGCAGGGCCCGGCTCCACCCGCGCAGGCCAACTTCACCCTGCGTGCTGTGACCTCGGCCCACAGTGGGACCTACAGGTGCTACAGCTCACAGAGCACCGCCCCCCACCTGCTGTCGCTCCCCAGCGACCCCCTGGAGCTCCTGGTCTCAG GGAGCTCCGGGAATCAGCTCCTCCCTGCCTCGGAATCAGGCTCGG GCCTCACGTGGTACCTGAGTGTCCTCATCGGGGTCTTGGTGACCTTCGTCCTGCTGCTCCTCATCCTCCTCATCCTCTTCCTCCGACACCGGGGTCAGGACAGACGCAGGAAGTCAG CAGCCGCAGCATCAGTGCTTGAGGACAGAGGCAAGCAGAAGAG ctccagCCCGGCTGCTGACGCCCCGGAGGAGAGCTTGTACT GTGCCGTCATGGAAGACGCACGGCCAGAGCATCGCAGAGTGCGGGACAGTCAG GCTGCCACACCTGAAGCCCCCCAGGACGTGACCTATGCTGAACTGGACCACTCAGCTGTCAGACAGGGGGCGACTGCACCCTCCCAGCCCCAGTCAGGAGAGCGCCC